Genomic window (Deltaproteobacteria bacterium):
AAGGCGGAGAACTTCCCCGACCCGACCGATCGCGCCTCCCTCGAGTCGAACCGCAACTTCACGCTCCGCATCCGCGACCGCGAGCGCAAGCTCATCGTCAAGATCAAGGAAGCCCTCGCGCGTATCGACGACGGCAGCTACGGCAAGTGCGAGGAGTGCGGCGAGAGCATCGGCCGCGAGCGCCTGGAGGCGCGCCCCGTCACGACGCTCTGCATCGACTGCAAGTCGATGCAGGAGGCGGAAGAACGGAGGCTGCGCGGCGGCTGAACCGCGGCGCCACCGGCTTCAGCCGGAGAGCACCGTGCCGTCGGGAATCTCGCGCGGAGCGTCGCCCTCGTTGACGACGCGGACCGTGCCGCGCACGACGACGTTCCTCCCGAAGCGCACGTCGCCCGCGACCTCGAGCTTCTCGCACGCGAGGAGCGAAGGCGCTCCGTGCGGAAAGCGCGCCTCCATCTGGTCGATGAAGGCGTAGAAACGGTCGTCGAGGTTCACGACCAGCGTTCCGAGCGTGCGCGCCGGATTCGGAACGATCCGGCTGTCGTCGGTCAGCACGAAGGCGTCCGAGCGGATGCCGAGGAGATCGCCCGTCTTCTTCACCGCCGCGAAGCGCAGGCGCGGCACCCGCAGCGCCGCCGCGTCGGCGAAGAGCTCGATGGCCGCGCCCATCGCAGTCTCCAGCTGGTAGACGACCGGTGACGCCGGATCGCGCGGGTCGATCGTCTTGGTGTTGCGGATCATCGGCAGCCGCACGACGCCCGCGTTGGCGTCGAGGAACGCCTGCAAGCGCGGCAGGCTCAGCCAGATGTTGTTGGTGTTGAAGTAGCGATGGCGAGCGACGTCCTGGAACGCGGCCTGCTCGTCGGGGGGGCACTGCGCCGACTCGCGCAGGACGAGCCGACCGTCGCGATGGCGGGCGAGGTGGCCCCCCTTCTTGTCGGCCTCGGTGCGATCCGTCACCTCCATCATGAATGCGTATCCATGTTCGACGAAATGGCCGAGGATCGCCGGGTCGATCACGGCGCCGAGGTTGTCGACGTTCGAGACGAACGCGTGCTCGTACCCGTCGGCGAGCAGGCGACCGAGCGCGCCGCTCGTCGCGAGCGCGGCGTAGAGGTTGCCGTGCCCCGGCGGGCACCATTCGAGCTGCGGATCCTTCGGCCACGCGCCGGGCGCAAACCCGTCCTTCGTGACCTTCGGGATCATGTGCTGCTCGAAGGCGACCACGAGGTCGGCGCGCGACTTCGGGTGCTTCGCGACCGCGGCGAGCGTCGCCGCGTGGGTGCTGAAGCTGTCCATCAGCACGAGCGGAATGCGATGCGTCTCCGCTTGCCGCATCACGACGTCGAGGAACGTGAGGTCGCCCTTGACCGTGAGGAGGGCTTTCGGACCCGTGAGCCCCATGCTGGTCGCGAGCCCGCCGTTCAATTTGACGAGAACCGTCTTGGCGAGCGCGCGCCGCCCGCGCTCCGCGAGCGCGGGTCCGAACGTCGTCGCGTCCGGCAGCACGCCGATCGGCTCGATCTCGCGCTCCGGGACGAGACCGGTGGCTCCGGCCACGAGCTGCGCGTAGTAGTGCTCGAACGTCTTGACGGCGAGTTCCGGGAGGCCCGCGGCGCGCATGCGCGCCGCGAAGAGCGGCAACTGGTCGCGGGAGGTCATCGCGGCGGTTGTAGCAGCTGGCTCCGCGCCCGAGAATCGCGGGCCGTCGTCGCGCTCTCACGCGGGCACGCGCGTCAGGATGTCGACCCGGCGCCGCGTGATCGAAGTCCCGCCGAGTTATCGACGATCCCCCCGGCACTTGCGGCCGGGAACGAACGATCTCGTCCGCTCGCCTTGAAGCGGCGCCCGCGCGCTGCTACGTTGCCGTCTCCGCAGCACTCTGGGGCAGTAGCTCAGCTGGGAGAGCACCACGTTCGCAACGTGGGGGTCGAGGGTTCGAACCCCTTCTGCTCCACTTCCATCCTCGAACGCCGAGTCCGCACCGGGAGTCGGGACGATCGCGTAGCCGGCCGCGTTCGCGCGATCGTCCCCGGGCTCGGCTTTCGGAAGCCGACACCGGAGGCGGATCGACCAACGAGCCCCGACGCGGGCGCCCCGGTGCTGGCCAGGTGCCATGCGATCCTCCGCGCGGTCGAGCGCCCCCCTTTCGATGCTGACCGCGCGGACGACGATGCGCCAAGATGACGCGACGCACGCCACGAGCGAAAAAAATGCGCGTCTCACGTGCGGACGGGATTGCAATGCGAGCCGCGACGTCTCTACACTCCGGACGTTCCGGTACTCCCACCTGCTGCGAGGCAGACATGTTTCACGCGCGGATCGTTTCTCCCCGTGGCTCGCTCTACGTGGCCGCCGAGGCAACGCCGTACGACCTGGAGAACCTCCGGACGCACGTGCACGACCTCCGCGCCGCCGCGAGCAGCGACACGCGCCTCGAGCTTCGCATCGATCGGCCGAGCTCGATCGCGACCTACCAACGCGTGTCGACCTTCCTGCAACGGCTCGCAGCCGAAGGCATCCAGACGAGCTTCAGCTTGTCGCCGCCGTCGGCGTCGAGTCCGCGGCCGACCGCCGCACCGAGCTTCAACGGCGTCGCACGACGCGGGTCGGCCTGTTGAGGCCGGCCCGATCGTGACGCTCTCGTGGTGCCCGGGCCTGCCCGGGCACCACGCCCGTGCCCTCCCCGCCCCCGTATCGTGCGGCGACGATCGCGCGAGGATCTCGGGAAGGACAACCGTGGGCGGCGCGGGGTAAGCGGGACGCAGCAACCGAACCGTCTCCGCTCGATCGCCGCTAAGATCTCGGGCCCGCGCGCGAACGGCGCCGGCACCTCGGGCTGCGCAACGCCGGGAGGGCCGCCGGAGGTTCGGCCCGCATTGCGTACCGCATTGCCGGCGGTGCGTTCTGCAGCCCCCGGCGCCGCGCGGTGCGCGAAAACCCTCGAAGGAAGGCCCTCCGACGCCACGGCATGTCGGTTGCTCTCACGAGAGCCATACGGAGGCACGGCATGGACCTGGTGTATCTCGGACTGATCAGCGGTTTCTTCGCGGTCTCGTGGGCGATGATCGAGATCCTCGATCGCCTGTGAGGGGGAACCGATGACGATCTTCTACGTGCTGGGCGGGGTCGTGAGTCTCGGCCTCTTCGTCTACCTCTTCGTGGCCCTTCTCAAACCGGAGCTCTTCTGATGACCACCAACGGCTTTCTGCAGGTGGGCGTGTATGTGATCGTTCTGCTCGCGCTCGCAAAGCCCCTCGGGGCCTTCATGGCGCGGGTCTACGACGGCAAGTCGACCTGGCTCTCGCCCGTCCTCGCTCCGATCGAACGCGCGATCTACCGTATCTCGGGGATCGACCCCGAGCAGGACATGACCTGGAAGACGTACGCGGTCGCGATGCTCCTCTTCAACTTCCTCGGATTGCTCGTGGTGTACGGACTGCAGCGCCTGCAGAGCGTCTTGCCGCTCAACCCGCAAGGGTTCGCCGCGGTGACCCCCGATTCGTCCTTCAATACGGCGGCGAGCTTCGCCACCAACACCAACTGGCAAGGAT
Coding sequences:
- the dksA gene encoding RNA polymerase-binding protein DksA, encoding MRERELKHFQTLLNEKLAELLEEADRTVDGMTDAKAENFPDPTDRASLESNRNFTLRIRDRERKLIVKIKEALARIDDGSYGKCEECGESIGRERLEARPVTTLCIDCKSMQEAEERRLRGG
- a CDS encoding UTP--glucose-1-phosphate uridylyltransferase — translated: MRAAGLPELAVKTFEHYYAQLVAGATGLVPEREIEPIGVLPDATTFGPALAERGRRALAKTVLVKLNGGLATSMGLTGPKALLTVKGDLTFLDVVMRQAETHRIPLVLMDSFSTHAATLAAVAKHPKSRADLVVAFEQHMIPKVTKDGFAPGAWPKDPQLEWCPPGHGNLYAALATSGALGRLLADGYEHAFVSNVDNLGAVIDPAILGHFVEHGYAFMMEVTDRTEADKKGGHLARHRDGRLVLRESAQCPPDEQAAFQDVARHRYFNTNNIWLSLPRLQAFLDANAGVVRLPMIRNTKTIDPRDPASPVVYQLETAMGAAIELFADAAALRVPRLRFAAVKKTGDLLGIRSDAFVLTDDSRIVPNPARTLGTLVVNLDDRFYAFIDQMEARFPHGAPSLLACEKLEVAGDVRFGRNVVVRGTVRVVNEGDAPREIPDGTVLSG
- the kdpF gene encoding K(+)-transporting ATPase subunit F codes for the protein MTIFYVLGGVVSLGLFVYLFVALLKPELF